From the genome of bacterium BMS3Abin11:
GACAGGCCCACAATCTCGAGGTGATAAAACGGTTAATCATGGCGGGTATTTATTGGCCGACTATTGAGAAGCACAAGCAGCATGAATCTGCGCTTATGGGCAAGGTGTTTGTAATAACCGGCACACTGTCGAAAATGTCACGTAGTGAAGCCAAAGCTGGGCTACAGGCTCTGGGGGCTAAAGTCAACAGCAGTGTCTCCGGCAAAACAGATTATGTGGTAGTTGGAGAAAACCCGGGATCAAAAGCCATGAAGGCCGCAGAATTGGGTATTGAGATGATTGACGAAACGAGTTTAGTACAGATGCTGAACCTGGATGACAAGGATGTATAATGCCTATTCTCGGCTACAGGTACGTAAAATGACTGGAAAATCAGATAAATCAATACGCAAGGGTATCTATATTCTGCCCAATTCGCTTACCACCGGCGCACTATTTGCTGGTTTTTCAGCAATCATACAGGCAAGCAAGGGTGATTTTGAACTGGCGGTGATTCTTATTTTTGTTGCCATGGTGCTCGATGGCCTCGATGGACGTGTAGCACGTATGACAAATACTACCAGTGAATTTGGTATCCAGTATGACAGCCTGTCAGACATGGTTTCATTTGGTCTGGCACCCGCACTGGTGGTTTATGAATGGTCTTTAAATTCCATGGGTAAGCTTGGTTGGTTGGTCGCATTTATCTACACAGTGGCCGCAGCTCTAAGACTGGCACGTTTTAATACCCATGCGGCCGATGAGAAATCTTTTTTTCAGGGACTACCCAGCCCCTCTGCGGCAGCTATCCTGGCCGCTTTCATCTGGGTGGTTAATGACTACGGCATGTCAGGAGTAGATTTCAAAATACCTATTTTGTTGCTGACCCTGGCGGCTGCCATCCTTATGGTTAGCAACGTGCCGTTCCGCAGCTTCAAGGATTTTGACCTGAAAAGCAATGTCCCTTTTGTCGTAGTCCTGGGTATAGTTATTGCCCTGGTAGTGATTGTTTATGACCCGCCCAGGGTCTTGTTCGCGGGTTTCTTTATTTACCTTGTTTCTGGGCCGGTTACTGCTTTGTTGCAACGGAAGAAGAGGAAGGAAGATCTGGAAGGCGAGGATGGTGATAGTTCTGGGGAAGATTCGGACTGAATTATTTTTTATTAGAAGGTTTTACGTTTTACGGTACGTAATATCATAAATCGATGTTGCAATACTCCTGGAGTGTGTGTCATAGTCAAAACATGTTACAGGCAAGCCAAAAATTCACTGAGTCGTTAAAAGCAGCAACACCCGTTGCCGCAGTCTCCTTGCTTGCTGGTTTCACTCTCCTCAGCACTCTGCTACTGCGCTAGTTCAGCGCATATACTCTTCCTACATAAGCTTTAATTATTTACTCCGTTTTTATATGGAGTGCATGTTAATCTTGGCGCTGAAAATATTCAGTGCCAAAAGCAATTCAGGATACAGAGATGAGTGATTCATTAATTATATTTGATACGACCTTGCGTGACGGTGAGCAGAGTCCTGGCGCGTCGATGACGCGTGATGAAAAAGTACGTATCGCACGCAGTCTGGAGCGTATGCGGGTAGATGTTATAGAGGCCGGGTTCCCGGCGGCCAGCCGTGGTGATTTTGAAAGTGTTCATGCTGTTGCTTCAGTCGTAGAAGAAAGTCGGGTATGTGCTTTGGCACGCGCCATTGAAAGTGACATACAGGCGGCTGCAGATGCCATTAAACCGGCGGAAAAGAACCGTATCCATACCTTTATCGCCACATCTCCCATACATATGCAGGAAAAATTGCACATGACAACGGAGCAGGTGCTGGAGCGTGCTGTCTGGGCAGTAAAATTTTCTCGCCAGTTCACCGATGATGTTGAGTTCTCTCCAGAAGATGCAGGTCGATCCGATGAAGATTTTCTGTGTGAGGTGATTGAGGCTGTTATCTCTGCCGGCGCTACGACCATAAATATTCCAGATACTGTGGGCTATAATTTGCCAGGGCAGTTTGGTCTGTTGATTGCTAATTTACGGAAGCGTATTCCGAATTCGGATAAAGCAATCTTTTCTGTTCATTGTCATAATGATCTCGGTATGGCCGTTGCCAATTCACTGAGTGCTGTTCTCAATGGCGCGAGACAGGTTGAATGCACCATTAATGGCCTCGGTGAAAGGGCGGGAAATGCCGCGCTCGAAGAGATAGTCATGGCAGTAGAAACCCGCCAGGATGTGTTCGACTGTAGTACCGGCATAGATACCACCCAGATCGTGCCAACCAGTCGTCTGGTATCCAATATTACTGGTTTTACCGTGCAGCCGAACAAGGCGATTGTTGGCGTCAATGCCTTTGCCCATGAGTCGGGTATCCACCAGGATGGCGTGATCAAAAAACGCGAGACTTACGAAATCATGCGTGCTGAAGACGTTGGTTGGGCGCATAATCGCATGGTTTTGGGTAAGCACTCCGGTCGAAATGCCTTCCGTACCCGACTCAAAGAGTTAGGTGTTGAAGTCGAAACTGAATCCGCACTCAATTCGGCCTTTGCCCGATTTAAGGAACTTGCTGACAAGAAACATGAAATATTTGATGAAGATCTGCAGGCACTGGCAACCGAGGTATCAATTGATCAGGAGAACGAAACAGTAAAGTTGGTTGCATTGAAAGTGTGTTCAGAAACTGGCGAGACACCCGTAGCGGATGTAACACTGAATGTTGATGGTACGGATATGTCAGCAACTATGCCGGGTGGTGGTCCTGTTGATGCGGCCTTTAAAGCAATAGAAGCTATCATTAATTATGGTTGCAAATTACTGCTTTATTCGGTGAACAATATTACTACCGGTACTGACTCGCAGGGTGAAGTGACTGTTCGTATTGAGAAAGATTCTCGCATAGTTAATGGCACGGGCGCCGATACCGATATTGTCATTGCTTCAGCCAAGGCTTATCTAAATGCCATGAACAAGATGAAGATCAACCTTGACCGTTCGCATCCACAATCTTCCCAGCCTCCAATCTGAGTGTTAATGAATCCAGTGACTGATCTGCGTAGACAAGCGCTCGAAGATATGGGTATAGATGTCTGGCTGCTTCGGCATAACAGCAAAGTTGCTGGGCCTACTACAAAGGGGCTGCTTGATGCTGCTGGAGATGAGAATGAGGATGGCTGGAGCTTTTTACAAAAGGAGGTGCAGGCATGTCAGCGCTGTGCTCTGTTTAAAAGCCGTATACAGACAGTATTTGGCAGCGGTAATGTCCGGGCCGAATTACTGCTAATTGGTGAAGCACCGGGAGCAGAGGAAGATCGACAGGGACAGCCATTTGTTGGCAAGGCAGGAAAACTACTGGATGCAATGTTATTTGCTATAGGTCTGGAGCGTGATCAGGTTTACATCTGTAACGTTTTGAAATGTCGGCCACCAAATAACCGCAACCCGCAGCCTGCTGAAGTTGAATCCTGCGCATCTTTTCTTAGTGCACAGATTGAGTTCATAAAGCCAAAAGTCATTCTTGCTCTAGGGCGCTTTGCTGCCCACAGCCTGCTACAGACAGAAGCGCCTGTTTATAAAATGCGTGAAAGCAATAATATTCTACCAGGAACCGAAATACCTGTTGTGGTGACCTATCATCCCGCAAGTCTATTGCGAAATCCTGAGCAAAAAGCACTGTCATGGCAGGATTTGTGTAAGGTGAACCAATTGTTGGAGACTATTGCTGGAGGCGAAAGGGTTTGACGAAGGGGGTACATTCAGCAGGCATTCGCCCGATGCGGGAGATTGATTTAGCAGAGGTTCTGGCAATAGAAAATGTGTCCTATGATTTCCCATGGACGGAAGGGATTTTCCGGGATTGTTTGAAAAAACAGTATCCCTCTATGCTTTTCGTTCAGCAAAAAAGAATTCTTGCTTACGCAATTTTTCAATTTATAGTTGATGAGTGCCATCTGCTCAACCTTTGTATCCGACAGGAAGAAAGGAGGCAGGGGTTGGCAACGAAGATGGTTCAGTATTTAATGAATCAGGCCCGACAAAATGATATGGGTTCGATCTTTCTTGAGGTGAGGGAATCCAACACAGCAGCAATAAAACTTTATGACAAACTGGGTTTTAATGAAATAGGTTTGCGAAGAGATTATTACCCAGGTAGTAGCGGACGTGAAGATGCGCTGGTTCTGGCGCATGAGATAGTTTGAATGCAGTTTTCAGTTAAATCAAAACACACTCTCGCAGGGATCGCAGAGTGTGCAGGGAAATCAAAACATTTTTCCTGATTAACTTGATTTATGTAGGAGATATTTTTCTTGTAGGTGCGAATTCATTCGCACACGAACCTCTATCGTAGTCACCTTGTTCGAATGAATTCGAACCTACAATTATTTACTTTTGATTTCCCTGCACACTCTGCGACCCCCGCGAGAGAAAAATCTTTTGATCTTATCTCTTAAGGACCTAGAAACACCAGGCTCAATGATGGAACGTAGGTGATGACCAGCACGGCGAAAAGTAGAATAAAGAAAAATGGCAGGGTGGCAATATACAATTCCATCACGGGTTTATTGAAGCGGTAACTGGCAATAAACAGATTCATGCCTACCGGTGGCGTGAAATAACCCAGCTGCATATTCGCCAGAAAAACAATACCGAGGTGGACTGGGTTAATACCATAGCCGACGGCGATAGGTAAGATGATCGGGACGATTATGATTAGTGCAGAGAAAATATCCAGCATCATACCCAGGCCCAGTAAAAATATATTAAGTACGATAAGAAAAGTCCACTTGTTATCAATATATGCGCGAATGGTTTCAAACAGGCGGGTAGGGACATCGGCATCAACCATGTAATTAGTCGATGCCAGTGATACGCCCAAAATCAGTAATATCGCACCGACCAGAACCATAGATTCACGGATGATTAAAGGCAGATCTCGTATTTTTACTTCACGGTTTATCAAGACCTCGACGATTAGTACATAAACTACAGTGACTGCAGCCGCCTCTGAGACTGCGATATAACCACCATATATTCCACCCAGTACCAGGAAAGGCAGAGGGATTTCCCAGATGGACTCGCGAATTGCCGCAAAGATTTCCTTACTGTCCAGCTTACTTGTAAGCTGGCCTTTAGGCTGTTTCCACATGCTCCAGCCTGAAAGCAAAATGACCATCAGCAAGCCTGGCAGGATGCCAGCGAGAAACAGATCATCAATATTTACCGGGGTATCCAATGATGCCTGCTGTGCAACCACGCCATAGAGAATCAGTGGCAGTGAAGGGGCAAATAACAGACCCAAACTGCCCGAGGTGGTAATCAGACCCAGATTAAATCTCTCTGGATAGCCCGCCTGCTGTAATGCTGGATAAAGCAGGGCACCAAGCGCTACTATTGTGACACCAGAGGCACCGGTGAATGCAGTGAAAAATGCGCAGGCTGTCAGAGCAACAATGGCCAGCCCACCAGGCATCCAGCCTAGCAGAGCATGGGCCATTCGAACCATGCGTGCGGGCGCCTGGCTTTCACCGAGCAGATAGCCGGCAAAGGTAAATAATGGGATTGCCAGCAGTAACGGCATCTCGGCGAGACGATATATTTCTATGGTAACTACCTGAAGATTAATTTCCTCGCTGTGAAATCCCCAAAGTGCGCCTCCTGCGATTATACTGAATAGTGGGGCGCCAAATAATGCCAGCAACAATAGAAGAATTGCGATGATCACTGACCATCATCTCCCTTTAATGCCTGTATAAGGAGAGCGGCTACCTGAAGGGTATAACGCAGAGCAATTACAGCAAAGCCGAAAGGAATAATCGATTCAGTCAGCCAGGCGGGTACCGAGGCAAATGCTGTTACACCTGAATGCCATTCATCAATCAGGAAACGAAATGAATACCAGGCAATGATCGCGGACACAATCGCAGCAAATGAACGGGTAATGATATTGCTGATAATTTTTAATTTTGCCGGCAAGATGCGGGTGAGGACATCGACACTGATCTGTTTATCCTGACGGGTAGCGACCAAGGCCCCCAGTAAACCTGTCCACAGTACAAGAACCCGCAATAGAGGATCTAGCCAGAACACCCCAGTATCAAATAAGTTTCTCATTACAATCTGACTGAAGGCCAGTGTCACCATGGCCAGCAGGATGAAGACCAGCAAACTGTCTTCTATATTGTGAAGAATTTTAACTCCGCGCTGCAGCATGGAATGTTCCTAGACTGGATATCTCATAGGGATGCAGAGTTTTGGGAACCTGGCGAACTTTGTTAATATACGATGATTCTTTATTATATTCATATGCTTAAGTCGTATATTAGAATCCCTGTGAAATATCCAGCCAAGGGTGTTTACCTTGCTACAGAAGAGTTTGTACCTGAACGATATTTTGCTAGCATTTTTTTCAGCTTTTGATAAAGCTCGGGTGTGGCTGCCTTGCTGCCTGTTTCCTCAATCACCTCATCGGCGAGACGATCCCAGTAGGCGATTTCGCTTTCATCAGGTTTCACAAATTTTGTTCCCATCTTTTGTAAAGCCTGTCGGGCATTCTTGTTGTCCTTACGGTTGATTTTATCCAGCGCAGAGAAAGTTTTTGCAATGACGTTTTTTATAATCTTCTGGTCAGCAGCGTTTATCTTATTAAAACTTTTATTGTCGACAATCAGCACGCCAACAAGATATGCCAGTGGAAAATCGGTGACGCTGCGAATTCGAGTGTGCCATTGAAATGCCAGGGCACCTGTAGTTGTTGAGCCGATAGTATCTATAAGGCCTGTTTGCAGGCCTGTGTAGACATCTGCCAGCGGCAGGGAAACAGGATAAACGCCCATTTTTCTGAACAGTGCATCATCCAGTAGATCGTCTTCTGGTATCCACAGTTTATGTTTTTTCAGATCAGCCACATTCTTTATTGGGCTATTGGACATCAGGTAAGCAAAACCACCTTCAGAGATTCCAAGTATGGTAAATCCTTTTTTTTTCATACCCTTTTTAAGCAAGGGGTCGAAAACAGGGCGAACATAATCGATTTCATTATAGTTTTTGAATACCATAGGCAAGCTGTAGATCTGCATGTCAGGATAGATGCTTGCCAGGCTGCCTCCTGTCAGGGCGCCACCCTGCAATTGACCGAGGCGAATTTTTTTCATCACGCTCTTGTCATTGCCCATGACGCCACCTGGGTAGAATTTCAATTTCACCCGGCCACTGGTTTTTTCACTGATCTCCTTTGCTGCAGCACGCATGTTCTTCATCCATGAAGTGCCATCAGGCGCAAGTGTCGCAATTTTTAATGTCATTGCATGGCTGTTGCTAAATGATAAAAATATTGCAATAACAAGAAAAAATTGTGTGAATCGCTTAGATATGTGTATAAATGGCATATTGTCTTTCCAAAACTTTTGTGTAGTGTTATCGATAATTTCTACTTTTTGCGATGTTTTTAGAGTGAATCAGAAGAAATCATCGGATTCATTCAATAACTTCTGTGCCTGTTCGCGGGCAAGTGTATTTACCAGTGTCATGCCGGGTGAGACCACAGGGGAAGCCAGAACTTCATTCAGCAATTTATCATAAAGCTGTTTGTCAAATACTAAGCGCGCATAGTACTGAGCATACAGGGTTTTAGCCATCAGGTTTTTCCCTTCACTGTACCTTATGGCCTGTTTAAAATATTTCTTTGCAAGTTCCGGTTTACCACCCATGGCTGCAGGCAGGAAGGAATTGAGGACGCCTAGATAGAGTTGTGCATTGCCATTGTCCCAACTGGGGTCGAGCTCGACTACTCGCAGCATGATGGCTTTAATTTTGGGGATGTCAGCAATTGCTGTCCAGTCCTCTGTTCTGCTTTGTATCCAGCCGGCCCATGCAATTCCCCATGTATTGAGTACCGGCAGATTATTTTTTTTAACCTTCTGCAGTGCTTTTTCAAAGTCTGGAAAGTGGTTTTCCGATATATTACAGAGTTTTGGTAATTTAATGCAGAAGGCATGCAGGGCATACTGGCGTGATTTTTCAGTTAAACGTCTGGCACGTGCCGGCTCGGTAGTAAAAGCGCTTGCATAGGAGCCATATAATTTGCTGCCGGAAATCAGAAGATCCACATCGTCAGGTGACCCCTGAATAAAGCTGTCTATCATGATTAGATAGGCAGGGGCACCCTGGCGTACGGTGTCAGGATCATTCTGGTTTTGAATTGCCATACTGAGGTTGTCCGCCAGGTCCTTTGTTGCAGAGCTGACTAGAGTGTTGCAAGCACTTAGTGTAAGGAATGCGAATAAAAGGAGTACTAACCGTATCACTGCTGAGATCTCTTTTTCCGGAGCGGTGATTATACGGGCTATCTTTGGATCTCGCCAGAAGTGGAAGGGATATTACGCTGAACTGCAGGATCCCCTGGCTGAAAGGGGGAGGGTTGATTCAGTAGCGCCAGATTTTTAGTTTCTGACCACTGAATAACATATCACTGGCATTAATTTTGTTCCATTCGGTCAGTTCATTGAGCGTTACTTTGTAGCGTCTGGATAAGGACCAGAGGGTATCTCCTTTTCTGACAGAAATGATTTTTGGCGTATGTTGGGATGTATTGTTAGCTGTTTTTGATTTTTTACCGCTGAATGATGTTGCCTGGTAGCGATGTTTTCCATTTCGGTAGCCCCTGGATACGGGTATCAATAGATCCTGCCCAATAGTTATACGATCACTTTTCAGATTATTAGTTTTCTTTATTGATGCAACACTAAGTCTAT
Proteins encoded in this window:
- a CDS encoding CDP-alcohol phosphatidyltransferase, giving the protein MYNAYSRLQVRKMTGKSDKSIRKGIYILPNSLTTGALFAGFSAIIQASKGDFELAVILIFVAMVLDGLDGRVARMTNTTSEFGIQYDSLSDMVSFGLAPALVVYEWSLNSMGKLGWLVAFIYTVAAALRLARFNTHAADEKSFFQGLPSPSAAAILAAFIWVVNDYGMSGVDFKIPILLLTLAAAILMVSNVPFRSFKDFDLKSNVPFVVVLGIVIALVVIVYDPPRVLFAGFFIYLVSGPVTALLQRKKRKEDLEGEDGDSSGEDSD
- the leuA_2 gene encoding 2-isopropylmalate synthase; this translates as MSDSLIIFDTTLRDGEQSPGASMTRDEKVRIARSLERMRVDVIEAGFPAASRGDFESVHAVASVVEESRVCALARAIESDIQAAADAIKPAEKNRIHTFIATSPIHMQEKLHMTTEQVLERAVWAVKFSRQFTDDVEFSPEDAGRSDEDFLCEVIEAVISAGATTINIPDTVGYNLPGQFGLLIANLRKRIPNSDKAIFSVHCHNDLGMAVANSLSAVLNGARQVECTINGLGERAGNAALEEIVMAVETRQDVFDCSTGIDTTQIVPTSRLVSNITGFTVQPNKAIVGVNAFAHESGIHQDGVIKKRETYEIMRAEDVGWAHNRMVLGKHSGRNAFRTRLKELGVEVETESALNSAFARFKELADKKHEIFDEDLQALATEVSIDQENETVKLVALKVCSETGETPVADVTLNVDGTDMSATMPGGGPVDAAFKAIEAIINYGCKLLLYSVNNITTGTDSQGEVTVRIEKDSRIVNGTGADTDIVIASAKAYLNAMNKMKINLDRSHPQSSQPPI
- a CDS encoding uracil DNA glycosylase superfamily protein; translation: MNPVTDLRRQALEDMGIDVWLLRHNSKVAGPTTKGLLDAAGDENEDGWSFLQKEVQACQRCALFKSRIQTVFGSGNVRAELLLIGEAPGAEEDRQGQPFVGKAGKLLDAMLFAIGLERDQVYICNVLKCRPPNNRNPQPAEVESCASFLSAQIEFIKPKVILALGRFAAHSLLQTEAPVYKMRESNNILPGTEIPVVVTYHPASLLRNPEQKALSWQDLCKVNQLLETIAGGERV
- a CDS encoding ribosomal-protein-alanine N-acetyltransferase, translated to MTKGVHSAGIRPMREIDLAEVLAIENVSYDFPWTEGIFRDCLKKQYPSMLFVQQKRILAYAIFQFIVDECHLLNLCIRQEERRQGLATKMVQYLMNQARQNDMGSIFLEVRESNTAAIKLYDKLGFNEIGLRRDYYPGSSGREDALVLAHEIV
- the siaT_2 gene encoding sialic acid TRAP transporter permease protein SiaT; the protein is MIIAILLLLLALFGAPLFSIIAGGALWGFHSEEINLQVVTIEIYRLAEMPLLLAIPLFTFAGYLLGESQAPARMVRMAHALLGWMPGGLAIVALTACAFFTAFTGASGVTIVALGALLYPALQQAGYPERFNLGLITTSGSLGLLFAPSLPLILYGVVAQQASLDTPVNIDDLFLAGILPGLLMVILLSGWSMWKQPKGQLTSKLDSKEIFAAIRESIWEIPLPFLVLGGIYGGYIAVSEAAAVTVVYVLIVEVLINREVKIRDLPLIIRESMVLVGAILLILGVSLASTNYMVDADVPTRLFETIRAYIDNKWTFLIVLNIFLLGLGMMLDIFSALIIIVPIILPIAVGYGINPVHLGIVFLANMQLGYFTPPVGMNLFIASYRFNKPVMELYIATLPFFFILLFAVLVITYVPSLSLVFLGP
- the siaT_3 gene encoding sialic acid TRAP transporter permease protein SiaT — protein: MLQRGVKILHNIEDSLLVFILLAMVTLAFSQIVMRNLFDTGVFWLDPLLRVLVLWTGLLGALVATRQDKQISVDVLTRILPAKLKIISNIITRSFAAIVSAIIAWYSFRFLIDEWHSGVTAFASVPAWLTESIIPFGFAVIALRYTLQVAALLIQALKGDDGQ
- the siaP gene encoding sialic acid-binding periplasmic protein SiaP precursor, with the protein product MPFIHISKRFTQFFLVIAIFLSFSNSHAMTLKIATLAPDGTSWMKNMRAAAKEISEKTSGRVKLKFYPGGVMGNDKSVMKKIRLGQLQGGALTGGSLASIYPDMQIYSLPMVFKNYNEIDYVRPVFDPLLKKGMKKKGFTILGISEGGFAYLMSNSPIKNVADLKKHKLWIPEDDLLDDALFRKMGVYPVSLPLADVYTGLQTGLIDTIGSTTTGALAFQWHTRIRSVTDFPLAYLVGVLIVDNKSFNKINAADQKIIKNVIAKTFSALDKINRKDNKNARQALQKMGTKFVKPDESEIAYWDRLADEVIEETGSKAATPELYQKLKKMLAKYRSGTNSSVAR